Proteins encoded by one window of Gemmatimonadaceae bacterium:
- the aroC gene encoding chorismate synthase yields the protein MPFLRFTTAGESHGPALVCILEGMPAGLSISAEEINVDLARRQQGYGRGRRMQIEKDAVELLSGVRAGATIGSPIAMLIANRDWKNWQEIMDSAVRDGDPSPRKRAVTRPRPGHADLSGMLKYERSDARDILERASARETTARVAAGAVCRVFLREFGVRIASHVVHLGGIDARRPDPFPDDINAAADQSPVRTLDGEAATRMVERIDQVKREGNTLGGICEVVCDGLPVGLGSHVSWDRKLDGRLAGAMMSIHAVKAVEIGIGFEAARRTGAESHDEIEMAPAREVPRTGNVRRLTNRAGGLEGGITNGEPLVIRVGMKPISTLMRPLQTIDVATGEGAQAVAERSDVTAVPAMGVIAEGMAAFVLAQAFLEKFGGDSMSEVHRSYESYVASIGSRIGGKAPA from the coding sequence GTGCCCTTCCTTCGTTTCACCACCGCAGGCGAATCTCACGGGCCGGCACTCGTATGCATTCTCGAGGGCATGCCCGCTGGCCTTTCCATCTCTGCGGAAGAGATCAACGTCGATCTCGCACGCCGGCAGCAGGGCTACGGTCGCGGCCGACGGATGCAGATAGAGAAGGATGCGGTGGAGCTGCTCTCCGGTGTGCGCGCGGGTGCCACCATTGGCTCGCCGATCGCGATGCTTATCGCCAATCGCGACTGGAAGAACTGGCAGGAAATCATGGATTCGGCCGTGCGCGACGGCGATCCATCGCCGAGGAAGCGGGCGGTCACGCGACCGCGTCCGGGGCACGCCGACTTATCCGGTATGCTCAAGTACGAGCGGTCGGATGCGCGCGACATTCTCGAGCGCGCCTCAGCGCGCGAAACCACGGCGCGCGTCGCCGCGGGTGCAGTCTGCCGCGTTTTCTTGCGCGAGTTCGGCGTGCGCATTGCCAGCCACGTCGTGCATCTGGGCGGCATCGACGCACGTCGGCCGGATCCATTCCCAGATGATATCAACGCCGCGGCCGACCAATCTCCCGTGCGTACGCTCGATGGCGAAGCGGCGACTCGGATGGTCGAGCGCATCGATCAAGTCAAGCGCGAAGGCAATACGCTTGGCGGCATCTGCGAAGTTGTCTGCGACGGGCTGCCTGTCGGACTCGGCTCGCACGTTTCATGGGATCGGAAGCTCGACGGTCGGTTAGCCGGGGCGATGATGTCGATCCACGCGGTGAAGGCAGTCGAGATCGGTATCGGCTTCGAGGCCGCGCGTCGCACCGGCGCAGAATCGCATGACGAAATCGAGATGGCGCCGGCTCGAGAAGTGCCGCGGACGGGCAACGTTCGCCGCCTAACGAATCGCGCCGGTGGTTTGGAGGGAGGCATCACGAACGGTGAGCCGTTGGTCATTCGCGTCGGTATGAAGCCGATCAGCACGCTCATGCGCCCGCTGCAAACGATCGACGTCGCCACCGGCGAAGGCGCACAGGCCGTCGCCGAACGTTCGGATGTGACGGCTGTGCCGGCGATGGGTGTGATAGCAGAAGGGATGGCGGCGTTCGTGCTTGCCCAGGCATTTCTGGAGAAATTCGGCGGCGACTCGATGAGTGAAGTGCATCGCAGTTACGAGAGCTACGTCGCCAGCATCGGGTCACGCATCGGCGGAAAGGCGCCCGCGTGA
- the pilM gene encoding type IV pilus assembly protein PilM — MGLFSRKKTSIGLDIGSGLVKVAVIEHGKGEPELTKVAIAPLLADAIVEGEVMDPGIVAEAARNALSAAGISGRPVITAVGGRDVIIKKIQIDRVKEQQARELIRWEAEQHVPFDMESVELDFQILDPDAEGLEMNVLLVAAKRDLIENKLRLLTDAEVAPSVVDVDAFALHNAFEVNYPEAMSGVVCLVNIGHEVTNINIMEDGVPLLTRDIAVGTRRFREDLQRERGLSAEEADGLLQGYDRSPHLQAVTETRGEEIATGIERAAAFLASSSRVTNKLRAAYTSGGGSRVPGLTDALATRLRIPVEQANPLQRLRVRDGAFDSLVIDDVAPLLMLPIGLALRQVA; from the coding sequence ATGGGTCTCTTCAGTCGCAAGAAGACGTCGATCGGCCTCGACATCGGTTCCGGTCTCGTGAAGGTCGCCGTCATTGAACACGGCAAAGGCGAGCCCGAGCTGACGAAGGTCGCGATCGCTCCACTCCTCGCAGACGCGATTGTCGAAGGCGAGGTGATGGATCCAGGCATCGTTGCCGAGGCGGCGCGCAATGCGCTCTCCGCGGCCGGCATCAGCGGCCGCCCCGTGATTACGGCAGTCGGTGGCCGCGACGTGATCATCAAGAAGATCCAGATCGATCGTGTCAAAGAGCAGCAAGCGCGCGAGTTGATCCGGTGGGAAGCCGAGCAGCACGTGCCGTTCGATATGGAATCGGTCGAGCTCGACTTCCAGATCCTCGACCCGGACGCCGAAGGCCTGGAGATGAACGTCCTCCTCGTCGCCGCCAAGCGCGATCTGATCGAAAACAAGCTCCGCCTCCTAACGGACGCCGAGGTCGCGCCGAGCGTCGTCGATGTGGACGCATTCGCGCTGCACAACGCGTTCGAGGTGAATTATCCCGAAGCGATGAGCGGCGTCGTCTGCCTGGTGAACATCGGGCACGAGGTCACCAACATCAACATCATGGAAGACGGCGTGCCGCTGCTCACCCGCGACATCGCCGTCGGCACGCGCCGGTTCCGTGAGGATCTGCAGCGTGAGCGCGGCTTGAGCGCGGAAGAGGCGGACGGCCTGCTCCAGGGGTACGACCGCTCACCGCACCTCCAAGCAGTCACCGAGACGCGCGGCGAAGAGATCGCGACTGGTATCGAGCGCGCGGCTGCCTTCCTCGCGAGCTCGTCGCGCGTGACCAACAAACTGCGCGCCGCCTATACGAGCGGCGGCGGCTCGCGCGTTCCAGGCCTAACGGACGCCCTCGCGACCCGTCTGCGCATTCCGGTGGAGCAAGCCAACCCACTGCAGCGCTTGCGAGTACGTGACGGTGCTTTTGATTCGCTCGTCATCGACGATGTTGCTCCGCTCCTCATGCTCCCCATCGGGCTGGCGCTGCGCCAGGTCGCCTGA
- a CDS encoding AMIN domain-containing protein, translating into MRRVCALIGMTFAALAAQASVARAATVGKLGGGEVTSLSVVPAAGRAEVVVAVDGSVDIDDFSLASPPRIVLDLRGAKLANAGRMYDRVARGGITNVRVAQYRDNIVRLVIDLDGQHSYTVNRTLNEVHVVLDPDAATKTSFTAWRATAGGGDAFTAAQARQDDQSTDSPRHTVVNLMSHDRAAAASSQPRITISYQDSDIKDVIAGFAVFSGRTIVAGKGVTGTVSAEIRDQPWDVALRAILASQGYAAKEDADGIISVDSYENIAKQQATEPLQTRIISVNYARASSLVSTVKSLLSKDCPPSAAGANGATNTSECKSRGDVSADSGTNRLLVTDVPSRLEEIASYIKDLDIRTPQVSIKTKIILVDRTNIQDIGVSYDLGDNGTFFNKLVQRTDPSTFKPVDSNGDGVPDAVVGTPFPSNTQVINIGGNSLAAVANATQRVVDPALSLIFSTALGKFNLTAFLDGLQEVRLSDVEAEPSIVTLDNREAQILNGEETPIRIVDLGSLSQGTGNTAPRATVTFKETGIILKVTPHITNNRKILMTLHAERSQLQPAASDLGYTFLKQSADNELLVGDGETAVIGGLTTTQVQQSKSGIPLLVDLPFIGKLFGETRTQEDKTDLLILVTPHIVDDGDAIGAPGGDR; encoded by the coding sequence ATGAGGCGGGTCTGTGCGCTGATCGGAATGACGTTCGCCGCGCTTGCAGCGCAGGCGTCCGTCGCCCGCGCCGCGACGGTCGGTAAGTTAGGCGGCGGTGAGGTGACGTCTCTCAGCGTCGTCCCGGCAGCCGGGCGCGCTGAAGTCGTCGTCGCCGTCGACGGATCCGTCGACATCGATGACTTTTCCCTGGCCAGTCCGCCCCGCATCGTCCTCGACCTGCGCGGCGCCAAGCTCGCCAATGCCGGCCGCATGTACGATCGCGTCGCCCGCGGCGGCATCACCAATGTGCGCGTGGCCCAGTATCGCGACAACATCGTCCGGCTGGTGATCGACCTCGACGGGCAGCATAGCTACACCGTCAACCGCACCTTGAACGAAGTGCACGTCGTGCTCGATCCGGACGCCGCGACCAAGACATCGTTCACCGCGTGGCGCGCGACGGCCGGCGGCGGCGATGCCTTCACTGCCGCCCAAGCACGTCAGGACGATCAATCGACCGATTCTCCTCGGCATACGGTGGTCAATCTCATGTCGCACGACCGGGCGGCCGCCGCGTCTTCGCAGCCGCGCATCACGATCAGCTATCAGGACTCCGATATCAAAGACGTGATCGCCGGTTTCGCCGTTTTCTCCGGCCGAACGATCGTCGCCGGCAAGGGTGTCACCGGAACCGTCTCTGCGGAAATCCGCGACCAGCCCTGGGATGTCGCCTTACGCGCCATCCTTGCATCGCAAGGGTACGCCGCCAAGGAAGACGCCGACGGCATCATCTCCGTCGACAGCTACGAGAACATCGCCAAGCAGCAGGCGACCGAGCCCCTGCAAACCCGCATCATCTCGGTCAACTACGCACGCGCCAGCTCCTTGGTCTCGACGGTCAAGTCGCTCCTGTCCAAGGATTGCCCTCCGAGCGCCGCCGGAGCGAACGGCGCCACGAACACCAGCGAGTGCAAGAGCCGCGGCGATGTCAGCGCCGACTCGGGCACGAACCGGCTGCTCGTGACCGACGTACCGTCGCGTCTCGAGGAGATCGCCAGCTACATCAAAGACCTCGACATCCGCACGCCGCAGGTCTCCATCAAGACTAAGATCATTCTCGTCGATCGCACGAACATCCAAGACATCGGCGTGAGCTACGATCTGGGCGACAACGGCACCTTCTTCAACAAGCTGGTGCAGCGCACGGATCCGAGCACGTTCAAGCCGGTCGACTCGAACGGTGACGGCGTTCCCGACGCCGTCGTCGGCACGCCTTTCCCGTCGAACACGCAGGTGATCAACATCGGCGGCAACTCGCTCGCCGCGGTGGCGAACGCCACGCAGCGTGTCGTCGACCCGGCGCTGTCGCTGATCTTCTCCACTGCGTTAGGCAAATTTAACCTCACCGCGTTCCTCGACGGGCTGCAGGAAGTGCGTCTGTCCGACGTCGAGGCCGAGCCGAGCATCGTCACGCTCGACAACCGGGAAGCGCAGATCCTGAACGGTGAAGAAACCCCGATTCGTATTGTCGATCTGGGGTCGCTCAGCCAGGGGACGGGCAACACGGCGCCGCGCGCCACGGTGACGTTCAAGGAGACCGGTATCATCCTCAAGGTGACGCCGCATATCACGAACAACCGCAAAATCCTCATGACCCTGCACGCCGAGCGGTCGCAGCTCCAGCCGGCGGCGTCCGACCTCGGCTACACGTTCCTCAAGCAGAGCGCGGACAACGAATTGCTGGTCGGTGATGGCGAAACCGCGGTCATCGGTGGCCTAACGACAACGCAGGTGCAGCAGTCCAAGTCCGGCATTCCGCTCCTGGTCGATCTCCCGTTCATCGGCAAGCTGTTCGGTGAGACCCGGACCCAGGAAGACAAAACCGATCTTCTGATTCTCGTCACACCCCACATTGTCGACGACGGTGACGCCATCGGCGCCCCCGGCGGCGACCGCTGA
- the pilO gene encoding type 4a pilus biogenesis protein PilO, producing the protein MPGMPKGQREQSLVLVCVLAIAAIGLYWYMVYSPRSDALTKQQTHIEALTAMNQRAKSEMSKGNLSELRAQLATYQQNLSLIRTLVPAGNEVPALLEQVSTAARHAGLDLASVDPQPVQEGSNYDTYRYGMAMVGGYHQLAEFFANVGSLQRIVLPVNVQLTLSTNTNAKAAHTDPNAAVIEARFQLQTFVTHNPAEDADDQPPPKKGAKS; encoded by the coding sequence ATGCCTGGGATGCCTAAAGGACAGCGGGAGCAATCGCTCGTGCTCGTCTGCGTGCTCGCGATCGCCGCGATCGGTCTCTACTGGTACATGGTCTACTCGCCGCGGTCGGATGCGCTCACGAAGCAGCAAACGCACATCGAGGCGCTCACCGCCATGAACCAGCGCGCCAAGTCCGAGATGAGCAAGGGCAACTTGAGCGAGCTGCGTGCCCAACTGGCCACGTATCAACAGAACCTGTCGCTCATTCGAACGCTCGTGCCCGCCGGAAACGAAGTGCCGGCGCTGCTCGAGCAGGTCTCGACCGCTGCACGGCACGCAGGGCTCGACCTTGCTTCCGTCGATCCGCAGCCGGTGCAGGAAGGCAGCAACTACGACACGTACCGCTACGGCATGGCGATGGTGGGCGGATATCACCAGCTCGCCGAGTTCTTCGCGAACGTCGGATCGCTCCAGCGTATCGTGCTGCCGGTGAATGTCCAGTTGACGCTCTCCACGAACACCAATGCGAAGGCCGCGCACACGGACCCGAACGCTGCGGTCATCGAAGCGCGCTTCCAGCTGCAGACGTTCGTGACGCACAATCCCGCGGAAGACGCGGACGATCAGCCTCCCCCGAAGAAGGGGGCGAAATCATGA
- a CDS encoding shikimate kinase, which translates to MTAHVILVGLPGAGKTSVGRMLSRRLNRPLLDFDEELERRTGLSVPDIFRIHGEAHFRRLELDLTREVAAFQGAILAPGGGWATIPGAMALLRPPARMIYLRVAPEVAILRMGAARSRRPLLDAPQPLEVLRHLAEQREQAYLQADDVISTDHIDVEALAAQIARLVDPSSGSRV; encoded by the coding sequence GTGACCGCCCACGTCATTCTGGTCGGCCTACCGGGTGCCGGCAAAACCTCGGTCGGCCGAATGCTGTCTCGCCGGTTGAACCGCCCGCTGCTCGACTTCGACGAGGAACTGGAGCGACGAACCGGTCTGAGCGTGCCGGATATCTTTCGCATCCATGGCGAAGCGCACTTTCGTCGCCTGGAATTGGACTTAACCCGGGAAGTTGCGGCGTTTCAGGGTGCCATTTTGGCACCGGGAGGTGGTTGGGCGACTATTCCGGGCGCGATGGCACTATTGCGTCCCCCGGCGCGTATGATTTACCTCCGGGTCGCGCCCGAAGTCGCAATACTAAGGATGGGCGCTGCTCGGAGCCGGCGCCCACTGTTGGATGCGCCGCAACCGCTCGAAGTGCTGCGCCACCTGGCTGAGCAGCGAGAGCAGGCGTACCTCCAGGCAGACGACGTTATAAGTACCGATCACATTGATGTTGAAGCACTTGCGGCTCAGATTGCTCGACTCGTCGACCCATCCAGCGGCTCTCGTGTATAG
- a CDS encoding PilN domain-containing protein, translating to MIQINLNPGSAKKSRSRGAGVNFAGVAAGAISRVKDPYLLAAAGSALFAAAMVGLMYVHQNSRASDLDAQLQTAQQDSIRFTAVIVQKRKAETQRDSVVRQVDLIKSFDNKRYVWPHLMDEISRALPPETWLTSVVQSNNSSAAQQDEAPPPTAKGKKAATPKGPPPVDTTSVPVVKAHIVGQTVDIQALTRFMKLLEASPFIQNVTLIKSSIVIADGKEVTEFQLDVSYQAPDPSAIKTVPVSLSVR from the coding sequence ATGATCCAAATCAATCTCAATCCGGGTAGCGCGAAGAAGTCGCGCAGCCGCGGTGCCGGCGTGAACTTCGCCGGCGTTGCTGCCGGAGCGATTTCGCGAGTCAAAGATCCGTACCTGCTCGCCGCCGCCGGATCCGCCCTCTTCGCCGCGGCGATGGTGGGCCTCATGTACGTGCATCAGAACAGTCGCGCGTCCGATCTCGATGCCCAGCTGCAGACAGCGCAGCAGGATTCCATTCGATTCACGGCCGTCATCGTGCAGAAGCGCAAGGCCGAGACGCAGCGTGACTCGGTGGTCCGCCAGGTCGATCTGATCAAATCGTTCGACAACAAGCGCTACGTCTGGCCGCATCTCATGGATGAGATAAGCCGCGCGCTTCCACCGGAAACCTGGCTGACGTCGGTTGTGCAGAGCAACAACAGCTCGGCGGCGCAGCAGGATGAAGCGCCTCCGCCAACGGCCAAAGGCAAGAAGGCGGCAACGCCCAAGGGGCCGCCGCCGGTCGACACAACGAGTGTCCCGGTCGTCAAGGCGCACATCGTGGGTCAGACCGTCGACATTCAGGCCCTCACGCGATTCATGAAGCTCCTCGAGGCGTCGCCGTTCATACAGAACGTCACGCTCATCAAGTCATCGATTGTCATCGCCGATGGAAAGGAAGTCACCGAATTCCAGTTGGACGTCTCGTACCAGGCGCCCGATCCCTCTGCGATTAAGACCGTTCCTGTCTCGCTCTCGGTGAGGTAA
- a CDS encoding polymer-forming cytoskeletal protein gives MQDCLYPHARRSRRGATLILVLILLAVLGALAAGSFVAALHEERIESAALVRASAFAAAEHAAYTAIAPLQWRAAWANQPPVRQVASLSERLPGSAAATTGIWMLTPSSALILADGTAGLPPRAAHRRVALLVSFHRPVMPAAAAVAENGLSLHGGSSIGGGGAGLLEDCLTPDSDVAAVSVPDQVPIDTGECTPEGCLRATRVVRDTVLALRPETLEQFGQVDRSFLASVGRRLAPGITLSPAPVVDAENACDPNADANLGDPLRVLGLESPCGSYFPVIHATGDLTLSGGAGQGMLVVDGNLTLIAGARFTGVLLVRGAARLEANSRLTGIVVADRLSLTDASAITYSACAVESASHSGARPFPETTSSWTEMF, from the coding sequence ATGCAAGATTGCCTTTACCCGCATGCACGGCGCAGCCGGCGCGGCGCTACGCTCATTCTGGTCTTGATACTGCTGGCCGTGCTGGGTGCACTCGCGGCCGGATCCTTCGTCGCGGCGCTGCACGAGGAACGCATCGAGAGCGCCGCGCTCGTACGCGCGAGCGCGTTCGCGGCAGCCGAACACGCGGCGTACACGGCGATTGCACCGCTACAGTGGCGCGCCGCGTGGGCGAATCAGCCTCCAGTTAGGCAGGTCGCTTCGCTCAGCGAGCGCTTGCCTGGAAGCGCTGCTGCGACGACAGGGATCTGGATGCTCACACCGTCGAGTGCGCTGATCCTCGCCGATGGCACTGCCGGTCTTCCGCCGCGTGCCGCGCATCGCCGCGTGGCATTGCTCGTGTCGTTTCACCGTCCCGTCATGCCCGCGGCCGCTGCCGTTGCCGAGAACGGCCTCTCCCTGCACGGCGGTTCGTCAATCGGTGGAGGAGGCGCCGGCCTTCTGGAGGATTGCCTAACGCCTGACTCCGATGTCGCCGCCGTGAGCGTCCCCGACCAGGTGCCGATCGACACCGGTGAATGCACGCCGGAAGGCTGCCTTCGCGCCACTCGGGTCGTCCGCGATACTGTTCTCGCGCTTCGGCCAGAAACGCTGGAGCAGTTCGGTCAGGTGGACCGCTCATTTCTTGCCAGCGTTGGGCGCCGACTGGCGCCCGGTATCACTCTGTCTCCGGCGCCTGTCGTCGATGCTGAAAACGCCTGCGATCCTAACGCTGACGCAAACCTGGGCGACCCGCTGCGCGTACTCGGACTCGAATCGCCGTGCGGCTCCTACTTCCCGGTCATCCACGCCACTGGCGATCTGACGCTTTCCGGCGGAGCAGGGCAGGGGATGCTGGTCGTTGATGGAAATCTCACTCTCATTGCAGGCGCACGATTTACGGGCGTGCTGCTCGTGCGGGGGGCGGCGCGGCTCGAGGCCAACTCCCGCCTCACGGGGATCGTGGTCGCCGATCGTCTATCGCTCACCGATGCGTCCGCGATCACGTACTCCGCATGCGCGGTCGAGAGCGCGTCGCATTCCGGTGCGCGTCCGTTTCCAGAAACGACCAGCTCCTGGACCGAGATGTTCTGA